In Leptotrichia sp. oral taxon 215 str. W9775, the genomic window AGATTTTAATTTTATTAATATGGAAGATATGGAATTTCCGTTGGAATGTACTGTAAAGTTTAGATATAGACAGTCTGATTCAAAGGCTGTAATAAAAAAGCTTCCAGATGAAAAATATGAAGTTTTATTTGATGAACCTCAGAAAGCAGTAACGCCAGGTCAGATAGTAGTTGCTTATAAAGATGAAGTCTGCCTTGGTGGTGGAGTAATTGATGAAATAATAAAGTAATAAACAATCAGGTTAGTTATTATATTTATAAACATGAAAGGGAAATATGTCTATGATTAATATTGAGTTGACAAGGTTTAGAGTAATAAAAGGAAAAAGTGAAAAAGTTGATGAATGGATGAAATTTCTAAATGATAATATGAAGGATGTACTTCTGACTCTTGAAGGTGAAAAAATGTATATAGAAACAATTTTTCGTGAAACACTTGACGGTGAAGAATATCTTTACTGGTATTCTGTTCAGGGAGAAGGGGGCATAGAGGTTGAAA contains:
- a CDS encoding DUF6176 family protein, with amino-acid sequence MINIELTRFRVIKGKSEKVDEWMKFLNDNMKDVLLTLEGEKMYIETIFRETLDGEEYLYWYSVQGEGGIEVENSESWIDTRHLEYWEECIDKDFKPKDLDVQVVMIPEKIQEKMK